A region of Leisingera thetidis DNA encodes the following proteins:
- a CDS encoding phosphate/phosphite/phosphonate ABC transporter substrate-binding protein: MKYTRTTIKAAICGAGLAVAGTVQAEECKNPDVLRFSMIPTEETTQELSLYEPMVNQIKEVTGKNVEFYLPTSYASVVEAMLGGFVDIGMHGPYSYIIAQEKDPSLEVFATYAKHPGHFQEEGPGYKAVLVSRSDSGISTIEDLAGTVVGLTDPASTSGNLLPRVSFTEVIGAQLEDHFSRVVYTGGHDLSAVAVIEGQVDVAFVATHRLDNVIDRGLAAMEDYNLIWSSPVIPQDPFVVSGKLCDEVVDRITQAFLTLNETEAGQEYLRNVNASKFVAMTDADYDIIRALKAAKDAQKNQ, encoded by the coding sequence ATGAAATATACCAGAACAACGATCAAAGCGGCCATTTGCGGCGCCGGGCTTGCGGTGGCCGGAACAGTGCAAGCAGAGGAGTGCAAGAACCCTGACGTTCTGCGGTTCTCCATGATCCCGACTGAGGAAACGACACAAGAGCTCTCCCTTTATGAGCCGATGGTGAACCAGATCAAGGAGGTCACGGGCAAGAACGTCGAGTTCTACCTGCCCACATCTTATGCCTCGGTCGTCGAGGCCATGCTGGGCGGCTTCGTGGATATCGGCATGCATGGTCCCTATTCCTACATAATTGCGCAGGAAAAGGATCCATCGCTGGAGGTTTTTGCCACCTACGCAAAACACCCCGGCCACTTTCAAGAGGAAGGCCCGGGCTACAAGGCTGTTCTGGTTTCCCGCTCTGACTCCGGCATCAGCACGATTGAGGACCTCGCGGGGACGGTGGTCGGCCTGACCGACCCGGCGTCCACGTCGGGCAATCTCCTGCCGCGGGTGTCGTTCACCGAAGTGATCGGAGCACAACTCGAAGATCACTTCTCAAGGGTTGTCTACACGGGCGGCCATGACCTGTCGGCAGTTGCCGTGATCGAAGGTCAGGTCGACGTGGCCTTTGTGGCGACACACCGTTTGGACAACGTGATCGATCGCGGATTGGCAGCAATGGAGGACTACAATCTCATTTGGTCCTCTCCGGTCATTCCGCAGGATCCCTTTGTCGTCTCCGGCAAGCTGTGTGACGAAGTGGTTGACCGGATTACCCAGGCATTCTTGACCCTGAATGAAACCGAGGCCGGCCAGGAATACCTCAGGAACGTGAATGCCAGCAAATTTGTGGCGATGACGGATGCGGACTACGACATCATTCGCGCCCTGAAGGCGGCAAAAGACGCCCAGAAAAACCAGTAA
- a CDS encoding SH3 domain-containing protein: MPLNKIILMFALWVPSSLLSQPIEEQRVSFAAGTSGATIEAQITGREMTDYLLGAGQGQTMTIRFQPDNPSAYFNLMRGDGPEAIHIGSVAGNSYQGVLPASGDYRIRVYLMRNAARRNETADYTLNISIGGSAASPQAPGADYADGLSGGPDWWQVTGLTAGDTLNVRAGPGTSHAVVGALANGDSARNLGCRMNGETKWCQIEVPGDQPFAGWAAGRYLREGSAPGSASSGAASDASGLIPCALSPDQPMTTCKFRVSRGQGGTASVWVALPAGGERYLDFRDGRLVGSDPGLSVQQEKTGDLNRVRIGGSERYELPDAVLYGG; encoded by the coding sequence ATGCCATTGAACAAAATCATACTGATGTTTGCCCTCTGGGTGCCGTCCAGCCTTTTGTCCCAGCCGATTGAGGAACAGCGTGTGAGTTTCGCCGCCGGAACATCCGGCGCGACGATCGAGGCGCAGATCACCGGCCGTGAAATGACCGACTACCTGCTGGGGGCCGGCCAGGGCCAGACCATGACGATCCGCTTTCAGCCGGACAACCCCTCTGCCTATTTCAACCTGATGCGCGGCGACGGCCCGGAGGCCATTCACATCGGCTCGGTTGCGGGCAACAGCTACCAGGGGGTGCTGCCAGCGTCCGGCGACTACCGCATCCGGGTGTATCTGATGCGCAATGCGGCGCGCCGGAACGAAACGGCGGATTATACCCTGAACATCTCGATCGGCGGCAGCGCCGCCAGCCCCCAAGCCCCCGGCGCGGACTATGCTGACGGGCTCAGCGGCGGTCCGGACTGGTGGCAGGTGACCGGGCTGACGGCCGGCGATACGCTGAACGTCCGCGCCGGCCCCGGCACGTCCCATGCCGTGGTCGGCGCCCTGGCCAATGGCGACAGCGCGCGCAATCTCGGCTGCCGGATGAACGGCGAGACGAAATGGTGCCAGATCGAGGTGCCCGGCGATCAGCCCTTTGCCGGCTGGGCCGCCGGCCGCTACCTGCGCGAAGGATCAGCGCCCGGCAGCGCAAGCTCTGGAGCGGCAAGTGACGCAAGCGGCCTGATCCCCTGCGCCCTGTCGCCGGACCAGCCGATGACCACGTGCAAGTTCCGCGTCTCGCGCGGACAAGGAGGCACAGCAAGCGTCTGGGTGGCGCTTCCGGCGGGCGGCGAGCGCTATCTGGATTTCCGCGACGGCCGCCTGGTCGGCAGTGACCCGGGCCTGTCCGTGCAGCAGGAAAAGACGGGGGATCTGAACCGCGTCCGCATCGGCGGGTCGGAACGGTACGAACTGCCGGATGCCGTTCTGTACGGCGGTTGA
- a CDS encoding LysR substrate-binding domain-containing protein encodes MLKSELRSFHAVAQHSGFSAASKVLNVSQPTLSSQVKALEQRYSVELFARLGRKVQLTAAGKELFEITSRLNQAETDAENLLDSFRGLHKGSLNIAAVGPFHATNMIVAFKSRHPSIEVGVRFGNSQRCFERIISLEADVGIIAEVPTDARVEVEPYSQHNVVVFVNSEHPFFSRESISLDELDGQPVVRREEGSTTRSAIEEELNRKGINIHPVLELGSREAIWKAVEQGLGIGFVADFEFVPHANLRAIPINDAQVKTGYYLAYLKERKHSRLIRSFAEIAIETVAS; translated from the coding sequence ATGCTAAAATCTGAACTCCGCTCCTTTCATGCCGTTGCACAGCACTCAGGATTTTCGGCTGCCTCCAAGGTTCTCAATGTCAGCCAGCCGACGCTGTCGTCACAGGTGAAAGCCCTTGAGCAAAGGTACAGTGTCGAGCTGTTCGCCCGTCTCGGGCGCAAGGTTCAACTCACCGCGGCCGGCAAGGAACTCTTCGAGATAACGTCGAGACTTAACCAGGCAGAAACGGATGCCGAGAACCTGCTGGATTCCTTCCGCGGGCTTCACAAGGGTTCTTTGAACATCGCAGCGGTTGGACCGTTTCACGCGACGAACATGATTGTCGCCTTCAAGTCCAGGCATCCCTCGATCGAAGTCGGTGTGCGCTTTGGCAACTCGCAAAGGTGCTTTGAGCGGATCATCTCGCTTGAAGCCGACGTCGGCATCATCGCGGAAGTTCCAACTGATGCGCGTGTGGAAGTCGAACCGTACAGTCAGCACAACGTGGTCGTTTTCGTCAATTCTGAACATCCGTTCTTCAGCAGAGAGAGCATATCCCTTGACGAGTTGGACGGTCAGCCTGTCGTGCGCCGTGAAGAGGGCTCCACCACCAGGTCCGCGATTGAGGAAGAACTGAACAGGAAAGGGATAAACATCCACCCGGTCTTGGAGCTCGGAAGCCGGGAGGCCATTTGGAAGGCGGTGGAACAAGGTTTGGGAATAGGGTTCGTCGCTGATTTCGAGTTTGTGCCACATGCCAATCTTCGTGCCATCCCGATCAATGACGCTCAGGTCAAGACCGGCTACTATCTTGCCTATTTGAAAGAGAGAAAACACTCTCGGCTTATTCGCTCCTTCGCTGAAATCGCAATTGAAACAGTCGCGAGCTGA
- a CDS encoding mechanosensitive ion channel domain-containing protein produces MRCVIVAVSLLVCVCLTSVVQAQNTVPEDRIAGVIARAQTAIETGAASVEALNELRSDLDELRRQVSVIAESGSVEARTIEAQVKALGPPPGEGESEAEEIASRRAELAERLAEANRPAREAQERLNQVELLIRELDKLIRSKDTSKLIQRFPSILWPGTLAAARKELSNLSVETLGEVRQSLETNTFRESKEGRIVLSLGLALAGLALVLFVRPKLSRRFDQRFEEAGSARRYLWALLSNLSSLLVPSIGAVALAAIVPVLGIRSQFTNYTGQYVLEILLVMIVANWLGQTVFSPHAQHRRLVRMDDRRALLGLRLCQGLGLVEAFELLVEALALELIREQATISVIAVPILAAVSLLLWKLAALLNGALAGDAAEASLSSDGKERTETNRGLVKLLIFLLRATAIVTVPLVLAGYVPMARHLSDAMVMTVALLGFALFLYVLITGCIHSFVNRGRREQEDEATLPLLPFIIGSLLALAMMPALAIFWGARTADVAEAWRLVTVGVQVGDVQLSLGVVVSLLVVFFLGTVATRWLQHGLRETVLPRTRLDPGARNALVTGIGYAGLTLSALIAVSAAGLSLSSLAVVAGALSLGIGFGMQTIVSNFVSGIILLIERPIAEGDWIEVSGHSGIVKKIAVRSTQISTFDKHDVIVPNQDLIGGTVKNMTLSSRMGRLIIPVGVAYGSDLEKTKAILEQAAREEPSLLGYPAPAVLFRGLGESALDFELRCYLKDVDTMATTQSDLLFRIYVDLSAAGIEIPFPQRDVNLRQVSTAAAQPKEDPDRDPDLTVAAT; encoded by the coding sequence ATGCGTTGTGTTATCGTGGCCGTGTCGCTGCTGGTCTGTGTCTGCCTCACCAGCGTGGTTCAAGCTCAAAACACTGTCCCCGAAGACAGGATTGCGGGTGTCATCGCGCGCGCCCAGACTGCGATTGAAACCGGCGCCGCGTCGGTTGAAGCACTGAACGAGCTGCGCAGTGACCTGGACGAATTGCGGCGGCAGGTATCGGTCATTGCCGAGTCCGGCAGCGTCGAGGCCCGCACGATCGAGGCCCAGGTCAAGGCGCTTGGCCCGCCCCCCGGAGAGGGCGAAAGCGAAGCGGAGGAAATTGCCAGCCGCCGGGCCGAACTGGCTGAGCGGCTGGCAGAAGCCAACCGGCCGGCCCGCGAGGCGCAGGAACGCCTGAACCAGGTTGAGCTTCTCATTCGCGAGCTGGACAAGCTGATCCGCAGCAAGGACACCAGCAAGCTGATCCAGAGATTCCCCAGCATTCTATGGCCAGGAACGCTGGCGGCGGCCCGGAAAGAGCTGAGCAATCTAAGCGTCGAGACCTTGGGCGAGGTGAGGCAAAGCCTTGAAACCAATACATTCCGGGAAAGCAAAGAGGGGCGGATCGTTCTGTCGCTCGGCCTGGCCCTGGCCGGCTTGGCCCTGGTGCTGTTTGTGCGGCCGAAACTCAGCCGCCGGTTTGATCAGCGCTTCGAGGAGGCCGGCTCCGCCCGCCGCTACCTGTGGGCTCTTCTGTCCAACCTGAGCAGCCTGCTTGTTCCTTCGATTGGAGCGGTCGCTCTGGCTGCCATCGTGCCGGTCCTGGGCATCAGATCGCAGTTCACCAATTACACCGGCCAGTATGTTCTGGAAATCCTGCTGGTGATGATCGTCGCGAACTGGCTGGGGCAGACCGTGTTCTCTCCTCATGCGCAGCACCGCAGGCTGGTGCGCATGGATGACCGCCGGGCGCTGCTCGGGCTGCGTTTGTGCCAGGGGCTTGGCCTCGTCGAGGCCTTCGAACTTCTGGTGGAGGCGCTGGCGCTTGAGCTGATCCGGGAGCAGGCCACCATTTCGGTGATCGCCGTGCCAATCCTGGCCGCGGTATCGCTCCTGCTTTGGAAACTGGCCGCCCTGCTGAACGGCGCGCTGGCCGGGGATGCGGCGGAAGCCTCGCTTTCATCTGATGGGAAAGAGCGGACAGAGACCAACAGGGGGCTGGTCAAGCTGCTGATTTTCCTGCTGCGGGCTACGGCCATTGTTACCGTGCCGCTGGTGCTCGCCGGTTACGTGCCGATGGCCCGGCATCTCTCCGACGCCATGGTGATGACGGTGGCGCTGCTGGGGTTCGCGTTGTTCCTCTATGTGCTCATCACCGGCTGCATTCATAGCTTCGTGAACAGGGGCCGCCGGGAACAGGAGGACGAAGCAACGCTGCCGCTGCTGCCTTTCATTATCGGATCATTGCTGGCATTGGCGATGATGCCTGCTCTGGCAATCTTCTGGGGCGCGCGGACAGCCGACGTCGCCGAGGCCTGGCGGCTGGTGACCGTGGGGGTGCAGGTCGGCGACGTTCAGCTGTCGCTGGGCGTGGTTGTTTCGCTGCTGGTGGTATTCTTTCTCGGGACCGTTGCCACCCGCTGGCTTCAGCATGGCCTGCGCGAAACCGTGCTGCCGCGGACGCGGCTGGATCCCGGGGCCCGGAACGCGCTGGTCACCGGCATCGGCTATGCCGGCCTTACCCTGTCAGCATTGATTGCGGTGTCCGCCGCGGGATTGAGCCTGTCGAGCCTTGCGGTGGTTGCAGGCGCGCTGTCGCTGGGGATCGGCTTCGGCATGCAGACCATCGTCTCGAACTTCGTTTCCGGCATCATCCTGCTGATCGAGCGGCCAATCGCCGAGGGTGACTGGATCGAGGTGTCGGGGCATTCCGGCATCGTCAAGAAAATCGCCGTACGCTCCACTCAGATCAGCACGTTCGACAAGCATGATGTGATCGTGCCAAATCAGGACCTCATCGGCGGAACGGTCAAGAACATGACACTGTCCTCGCGAATGGGGCGGCTGATTATTCCTGTCGGGGTCGCCTATGGAAGCGATCTGGAAAAGACCAAGGCTATCCTGGAACAGGCAGCGCGGGAGGAACCCAGCCTGCTGGGCTACCCGGCGCCTGCCGTGCTGTTCAGGGGACTGGGCGAAAGCGCGCTTGATTTCGAATTGCGGTGTTACCTGAAGGATGTCGACACGATGGCGACCACGCAGTCCGACCTTCTGTTCCGCATCTACGTGGACCTGTCAGCCGCCGGGATAGAGATCCCGTTCCCGCAGCGCGATGTCAATTTGCGGCAGGTTTCCACAGCCGCCGCGCAGCCCAAGGAGGACCCGGACCGGGATCCGGATCTGACGGTGGCCGCCACATAA
- a CDS encoding helix-turn-helix domain-containing protein: MRFQKMTASLPAGTCAASPGCGATDLRAFRAAARLEKISRKSILSHSGTAEGYAAMLTYHRSVWVEDADPKGKYSELTLRPESKIKMHAGRNRRAAVAKTTSKTSGTRLLAVTSTGHDIEVDDEGSVTIMLPQSGDVSVQMQNRPFHAGAGEGLAFGPSRRKTSVRAACGREFAAFMLKAPVAPPDPGQPLPCLRGGIPNFGLSADAARSLSDLIRYVMTDLASRNPVLADPRAAQLIDALIEQHLKSALEVRPEEQYLPLPASDPHFRRAVDFMHAHCCEPLQLEDIAGASGISCRTLQRVFRRATGGTVWACLTSIRMSQARSMLMSGIPVSVTAAAFDCGIAHLGRFARQYQSAYGELPSQTLKRAKDRAGMPGR, encoded by the coding sequence TTGCGGTTCCAAAAAATGACTGCAAGTCTACCCGCCGGCACGTGTGCCGCAAGCCCGGGCTGCGGAGCGACTGATTTGCGGGCTTTTCGAGCGGCCGCGCGGCTTGAAAAAATCAGCCGCAAGTCCATCCTGTCTCACAGCGGAACGGCGGAAGGGTATGCGGCCATGCTCACTTATCATCGGTCAGTTTGGGTTGAGGACGCTGACCCGAAGGGAAAGTACAGTGAGCTGACACTGCGCCCGGAAAGCAAGATCAAGATGCACGCGGGCCGGAACCGCCGCGCTGCGGTGGCGAAGACCACATCGAAAACAAGCGGAACCCGCCTTCTGGCTGTGACCTCCACCGGGCATGATATCGAAGTGGATGACGAAGGTTCGGTAACCATCATGCTGCCGCAATCCGGCGACGTTTCAGTGCAAATGCAGAACCGTCCCTTTCACGCCGGCGCTGGAGAAGGTCTGGCGTTCGGCCCAAGCCGCCGCAAGACCTCCGTCAGGGCCGCGTGCGGCAGAGAATTCGCGGCTTTCATGCTGAAAGCGCCTGTGGCGCCGCCGGATCCCGGACAGCCGCTGCCTTGTCTCCGGGGCGGGATCCCGAATTTTGGCCTCAGCGCCGACGCCGCCCGCAGCCTCTCGGATCTGATCAGATATGTCATGACCGACCTGGCTTCCCGGAACCCTGTGCTGGCGGACCCGAGGGCCGCGCAGCTGATTGATGCGCTGATTGAACAGCATCTGAAATCAGCGCTGGAGGTGAGGCCGGAGGAGCAATACCTGCCCCTGCCTGCATCGGACCCGCATTTCCGGCGTGCCGTGGATTTCATGCACGCGCACTGCTGTGAACCGCTGCAACTGGAAGATATTGCAGGCGCTTCCGGCATCAGCTGCCGGACGCTGCAACGGGTTTTCCGCCGCGCAACAGGTGGTACCGTCTGGGCCTGTCTGACGTCTATCCGCATGAGCCAGGCCCGCAGTATGCTGATGTCCGGCATCCCCGTCAGCGTCACGGCTGCGGCGTTTGATTGTGGAATTGCGCATCTGGGACGCTTTGCCCGCCAGTACCAAAGCGCTTACGGAGAGCTGCCGAGCCAGACACTTAAGCGTGCGAAAGACCGGGCGGGCATGCCAGGCCGGTGA
- the psrA gene encoding iron-containing alcohol dehydrogenase PsrA, translating to MWNYSNPVKITFGDGGFNKLPELIGRRAYALITYPEAPFTDLAEKLVQAAGPAALIIDDIAPNPDYVLLADQSARFAQAGHPVEVIVALGGGSVIDSAKVFAAANGDFGKVAHFLETKTGAEALSAIPIIAVPTTAGTGSEVTCWATVWDEARGQKFSLARPELYPETAIIDPALMLGKPYNLTLATGLDALSHALESIWNVNANPVSARHAVVAAKIILDTLPKLVGDLGNLDYRARLAEASLSAGLAFSNTKTAIAHNLSYPITLRWGVQHGIACSFSLPTILRSMKGIGGFRETSLQEIFGADLESGAAWLTRFLNAMGVGCTFKDQRIPDDQVAGIIDQAFAGERGRNFIGTKAGFLASAEQQNRLAFEVT from the coding sequence ATGTGGAATTACAGCAATCCGGTAAAAATCACTTTTGGAGATGGTGGGTTCAATAAACTTCCTGAGCTCATTGGCCGCAGGGCCTATGCGCTCATCACCTATCCTGAAGCACCGTTCACGGATCTGGCCGAAAAACTGGTGCAGGCCGCCGGGCCGGCTGCTTTGATCATCGATGATATCGCCCCCAATCCCGATTACGTTTTGCTTGCGGATCAGTCAGCCCGTTTTGCCCAAGCCGGCCATCCCGTAGAGGTGATTGTTGCGCTGGGGGGCGGATCGGTCATTGACTCTGCCAAGGTCTTTGCGGCTGCCAACGGGGATTTTGGCAAGGTTGCGCATTTTCTTGAAACAAAGACAGGGGCGGAGGCGCTTTCCGCAATTCCGATCATCGCGGTGCCCACGACAGCCGGCACCGGCAGCGAGGTTACGTGCTGGGCCACAGTTTGGGATGAAGCGCGCGGTCAGAAGTTTTCGCTGGCACGCCCGGAACTGTACCCTGAAACCGCGATCATCGATCCTGCTCTCATGCTGGGAAAACCCTACAACCTGACATTGGCGACAGGGCTGGATGCTCTTTCCCATGCCTTGGAAAGCATCTGGAACGTGAACGCAAACCCGGTTTCGGCGCGCCATGCCGTTGTTGCCGCCAAAATCATTCTGGACACGCTCCCCAAACTTGTCGGCGATCTCGGGAACCTGGACTACCGCGCTCGTTTGGCCGAAGCCTCGCTCAGCGCTGGCTTGGCGTTTTCGAACACGAAGACAGCAATCGCTCACAACCTGTCTTATCCGATCACCCTGCGCTGGGGGGTGCAGCACGGGATAGCCTGCTCGTTCAGCCTGCCGACCATTCTGCGGTCGATGAAGGGGATCGGCGGGTTTCGGGAAACATCCCTGCAGGAGATTTTCGGTGCGGATCTGGAGTCCGGGGCAGCGTGGCTCACGAGATTTCTGAACGCGATGGGAGTCGGCTGCACCTTCAAGGATCAGCGAATTCCCGACGACCAGGTCGCTGGGATCATTGACCAGGCATTTGCCGGCGAACGCGGTCGGAACTTCATCGGCACCAAGGCCGGCTTCCTAGCCTCGGCAGAACAGCAAAACCGCCTGGCTTTCGAAGTCACCTGA